One part of the Nostoc sp. PCC 7120 = FACHB-418 genome encodes these proteins:
- the grxC gene encoding glutaredoxin 3 — protein MSNLFNQLFGRSPAKIKANVEIYTWQTCPYCIRAKLLLWWKGVQFTEYKIDGDEAARANMAERANGRRTVPQIFINNQHIGGCDDLYELDTKGQLDPLLVQPA, from the coding sequence ATGTCGAACTTATTTAATCAACTTTTCGGACGTTCTCCAGCAAAAATTAAAGCCAACGTAGAGATATACACTTGGCAAACCTGCCCCTACTGCATTCGTGCCAAATTGTTACTGTGGTGGAAAGGCGTACAATTTACAGAATATAAAATTGATGGCGACGAAGCAGCTAGAGCTAATATGGCAGAACGCGCCAACGGTCGTCGCACAGTACCGCAAATTTTCATCAATAACCAACACATCGGCGGTTGTGACGATCTTTATGAGCTAGATACAAAAGGTCAACTTGATCCCCTGCTAGTACAGCCAGCGTAA
- a CDS encoding SDR family oxidoreductase — MTNSSHIFLVGASRGVGREIANYLRSQNFQVTALLRNETSRAELEAIGVQVVLGDALNAGDVERAILTDVPIHTVISTLGGLPTDAEKPDYPGNKNLIDAALKAGAQKFILVTSIGTGNSVEALSPQVLAVLGPVLVEKDKAEQHLIASGLTYTIIRPGGLKSEPSTGNGILTEDTRIIGSIHRADVAQLVIQCLKSERANNKILSAVDKDLLFTKTDFIEFSLD, encoded by the coding sequence ATGACAAACTCATCCCATATTTTTTTAGTTGGTGCTAGTCGCGGCGTTGGGAGAGAAATTGCCAACTACTTAAGGAGCCAAAATTTCCAAGTTACAGCACTTTTGAGAAATGAAACATCTCGTGCTGAACTAGAAGCAATAGGTGTTCAAGTTGTTTTGGGCGATGCTTTAAATGCCGGCGATGTAGAGCGGGCAATTTTAACCGATGTGCCTATCCATACCGTTATTAGCACCCTCGGTGGTCTACCCACAGACGCAGAAAAACCAGATTACCCTGGAAACAAGAATCTCATTGATGCGGCGCTCAAAGCCGGAGCGCAAAAATTTATCCTTGTCACTTCTATTGGTACAGGAAATAGTGTAGAAGCTCTTTCTCCCCAAGTGTTGGCAGTATTGGGGCCAGTTTTAGTAGAAAAAGATAAAGCCGAACAGCATTTAATTGCTAGTGGACTAACTTATACAATCATCCGTCCTGGAGGACTAAAATCAGAGCCATCCACAGGAAACGGCATATTAACTGAAGATACTAGAATTATAGGTAGTATCCATCGCGCTGATGTGGCACAGTTAGTTATACAGTGTTTAAAATCCGAGCGTGCTAATAATAAAATATTGTCAGCCGTAGACAAGGATCTGTTATTTACCAAAACAGATTTTATAGAGTTTAGTTTGGATTAA
- a CDS encoding ATP-binding protein, protein MPVSNTKPSLQRQIKTMIRSSVQTAQKLPLRLILVVPFVLQIFTAVSLVGYLSFKNGQKAVNELADQLIVKVNGLVDQHLDSYLAAPLQINQINVDATNLGMLNLENFQTTGRYFWQQMQVFNVGYISFANLQGEFIGVERLDKGGLLINEVSQKNGIGKLYVYTTNNQGDRQQLIAVKDYDPHVEAWYADAVKAGKPVWSQIYSWEDKPEVLSISASYPINDNNNKFFGVISVDLILSQINSFLANLKVGQTGQIFILERSGMIVASSTSEAPYKVISGKAQRLSAHQSQNYLLRETTDYLQQKFGQLKNVKSYQQTVLQLQHERHFVQVRPWNDKLGLDWLVIVVVPESDFMGQINTNNRTTILLCLWALIIATAMGVYTSRWIARPIVQLTQASSAIASGNLDQEVRVSGLKELSTLATSFNQMAGQLRDSFAELEKTNQELENRVAERTAEITAAKEVADAANRAKSEFLANMSHELRTPLNGILGYAQILQLDSNTNDEQMQGLNTIYECGSHLLTLINDILDIAKIEAKKLELYPQEFDLGRLLLGVCEMCHIKVEQKGISFKYQFNDYIPSKTFADEKRIRQVLINILSNAIKFTDNGTVTFDVEVVACTGTKLITNTNQILPVHQLRFQIEDTGIGMTDEQLKKIFLPFEQVGDNLHKSEGTGLGLAISSQILELMGSDIKVESVYGKGTKFWFDLDLPIIDTGKISLSVESQKNIIGYEGKTKSILIIDSSWEKRDIFANLLSSLGFKLTEVSNLQESLDKIKAEHPDLIIADIAMPEINNLQATTMMRSQVEFAKLVIIASSASVSEYTRQQSQEAGYDDFLAKPVKVEDLFNMLQTYLSLKWIYSPNDDSSAKISSIEEIIFPPPTELVNLYQAAKAGYVVGIQEEITRIQQLDKKYTRFTVKVSELIAEFEDEAIVSMIQPHLSY, encoded by the coding sequence ATGCCAGTGAGTAACACGAAGCCTTCTTTGCAGCGCCAAATTAAAACTATGATTCGTTCTAGTGTTCAAACTGCTCAAAAGCTACCTTTGCGCTTGATTTTGGTTGTTCCTTTTGTGCTGCAAATTTTCACAGCAGTAAGTCTTGTAGGTTATCTCTCTTTTAAAAATGGACAAAAGGCAGTAAATGAACTCGCTGACCAGCTAATTGTGAAAGTGAATGGGTTAGTTGATCAACATCTTGATAGTTACTTAGCAGCCCCTCTCCAGATTAATCAAATCAATGTGGATGCTACCAATTTAGGAATGCTGAATCTGGAAAATTTTCAGACTACAGGACGTTATTTCTGGCAGCAAATGCAGGTATTTAATGTTGGTTATATTAGTTTTGCTAATCTCCAAGGAGAATTTATTGGAGTTGAACGCTTAGATAAAGGTGGACTCTTAATTAATGAAGTTTCCCAAAAAAATGGGATTGGCAAACTGTATGTTTATACTACCAATAATCAAGGCGATCGCCAGCAATTAATAGCAGTTAAAGATTATGATCCTCATGTAGAAGCTTGGTATGCAGATGCAGTTAAGGCAGGTAAACCTGTCTGGAGTCAGATTTATTCATGGGAAGATAAACCAGAAGTTTTATCTATATCTGCAAGTTATCCGATCAATGACAATAATAATAAATTTTTTGGTGTGATTAGTGTTGACTTAATACTATCACAAATTAACAGCTTTTTAGCCAATTTGAAAGTCGGACAAACAGGACAAATATTTATTTTAGAACGCTCTGGAATGATCGTTGCTTCTTCTACTAGTGAAGCACCATACAAAGTGATAAGTGGCAAAGCACAAAGGCTATCGGCACACCAGAGTCAAAATTATTTACTTCGAGAAACAACGGATTATCTGCAACAAAAATTCGGTCAACTAAAAAACGTTAAGAGTTATCAACAGACTGTATTGCAACTACAACATGAAAGACATTTTGTGCAAGTAAGACCTTGGAACGATAAATTAGGTTTGGATTGGTTAGTGATTGTCGTTGTTCCTGAGAGCGACTTTATGGGACAAATCAATACCAACAATCGCACAACTATTTTACTTTGTTTGTGGGCGCTGATCATAGCGACGGCAATGGGTGTATATACTTCCCGTTGGATTGCTCGTCCTATTGTGCAGTTAACTCAAGCTAGTAGTGCGATCGCTTCTGGTAACCTTGACCAAGAGGTGAGGGTTTCTGGCTTAAAAGAATTGAGTACGCTTGCCACATCTTTTAATCAAATGGCAGGACAACTACGTGATAGTTTCGCAGAATTAGAAAAAACCAATCAAGAATTAGAAAATAGAGTTGCGGAACGAACGGCGGAAATCACAGCAGCTAAAGAAGTGGCTGATGCTGCTAACCGTGCAAAAAGCGAATTCTTGGCTAATATGAGCCATGAATTACGCACCCCACTAAATGGTATTCTTGGCTATGCACAAATTTTGCAACTTGATTCAAATACTAATGACGAGCAAATGCAAGGTTTGAACACCATTTATGAGTGTGGCTCTCATTTGCTGACCTTAATTAATGATATTTTAGATATTGCCAAAATTGAAGCTAAAAAATTAGAACTCTATCCTCAGGAATTTGATCTGGGAAGATTATTGCTCGGCGTTTGTGAGATGTGCCATATTAAAGTAGAGCAAAAAGGAATTAGTTTTAAATATCAATTTAATGATTATATTCCTTCTAAAACTTTTGCTGATGAGAAACGGATACGCCAGGTATTAATTAATATTCTGAGTAACGCTATTAAGTTTACGGATAATGGTACAGTCACTTTTGATGTAGAAGTAGTTGCCTGTACAGGTACAAAATTAATTACCAATACAAATCAGATACTGCCAGTTCATCAACTGAGATTCCAAATTGAAGATACAGGTATTGGGATGACAGATGAACAACTCAAAAAAATATTTTTGCCCTTTGAGCAAGTAGGAGATAATTTACATAAATCAGAAGGAACAGGTTTAGGACTAGCAATTAGTAGTCAAATTCTAGAATTGATGGGTAGTGATATTAAAGTTGAGAGTGTATATGGTAAAGGAACTAAGTTTTGGTTTGATTTAGATTTACCTATAATTGATACTGGGAAAATCTCTTTATCAGTTGAAAGTCAAAAAAATATTATTGGCTATGAAGGGAAGACAAAAAGTATCTTAATTATTGATAGTAGTTGGGAAAAACGTGATATTTTCGCCAATTTATTATCATCCTTAGGGTTTAAGTTAACTGAGGTTAGTAATTTACAAGAGAGTTTAGATAAGATAAAAGCTGAACATCCCGATTTAATTATTGCTGATATCGCCATGCCGGAAATAAATAACTTGCAGGCGACAACAATGATGCGATCGCAAGTAGAATTTGCAAAGTTGGTGATAATTGCTTCGTCAGCTAGTGTATCTGAATATACTCGTCAGCAAAGTCAAGAAGCTGGTTATGATGATTTTTTAGCGAAACCTGTAAAGGTTGAAGACCTATTTAATATGTTACAAACTTATTTATCTTTAAAATGGATTTACTCACCTAATGATGATTCCTCAGCTAAAATTTCATCTATAGAAGAAATTATATTTCCCCCTCCTACGGAATTGGTTAATTTATATCAAGCTGCTAAAGCTGGTTATGTAGTTGGTATCCAAGAAGAAATCACCAGGATTCAGCAATTAGATAAAAAATATACGCGTTTTACCGTTAAAGTTTCAGAATTAATAGCAGAGTTTGAAGATGAGGCAATTGTTTCTATGATTCAACCTCATCTATCATATTGA
- a CDS encoding S8 family serine peptidase, translating to MNDTYGNQRNNPSDFSTTGAINLGLVLQRGGEELILEKALDRFTIRFVTDFPVQQLSQISWGIWHSSITQAQLELYQVAPNQIEEAIAQARANQNVAFASHAYTVKDNPGTFVYLSDQITIQFAPKLDAVKITLIASQFNLVEDKPIPGLPNAFVFLVSKQATENPVKIANQLQSIPEVLAAEPNVLIQTETHYKPSDNLYPQQWYLNHNGGNELVASSHIAVEQAWDITRGVRSVVVAVVDDSFDLNHPDFQGSGKIVAPRDLRENDFLPLPSEKERSHGTACAGIALAEENGAGIVGVAPGCALMPIRTTGFLDDESIEQIFNWAMEKGASVISCSWGASAVYFPLSLRQRAAITRAATRGRNGKGCVVLFAAGNANRPVSGAIYEQDWPGNVLQGVTDWLNGFGVHPDVMTIAASTSMSKKAAYSNWGLNISLCAPSNNASPGMSFPEKGFLYTQPSIKTNLSGLGMLTTDIVGAAGYDPGNFTSNFGGTSSATPVVAGVAALVLSVNPDLTAQQVKRILETTADKIVDPDPDPQLGLSEGKYDENGYSQWFGYGKVNAARAVQVAFQQRTTLSDASKQVKLSNSNRLEIPDNNIQGIKSTIAVADGSSVKDIQVGVNLTHDFLGDIEIYLIAPNNQQVLLQNRTLGNRTDLQITYGVRSHPILKQLLSQSATGNWQLWIIDYSPQDIGRLNSWELTLGI from the coding sequence ATGAACGATACCTACGGTAATCAACGAAATAACCCTTCTGATTTTTCAACCACAGGTGCAATCAACTTAGGATTAGTTTTGCAACGGGGTGGAGAAGAATTGATACTCGAAAAGGCCTTAGACCGCTTCACCATCCGTTTTGTCACCGATTTTCCTGTGCAACAATTATCTCAGATTAGTTGGGGTATTTGGCATAGCAGTATTACCCAAGCTCAATTAGAACTATACCAGGTTGCGCCCAACCAAATAGAGGAGGCGATCGCTCAAGCCCGCGCTAACCAAAATGTCGCTTTTGCTAGTCATGCTTATACCGTTAAGGATAATCCTGGGACATTTGTTTATCTCAGCGACCAAATTACAATTCAGTTTGCGCCTAAGTTAGATGCTGTCAAAATTACCCTCATAGCCTCTCAATTCAACCTAGTTGAAGACAAGCCAATTCCCGGTTTACCCAATGCGTTTGTATTTTTGGTTAGCAAACAAGCTACAGAAAATCCCGTCAAAATTGCTAATCAATTACAAAGCATCCCAGAAGTTTTGGCGGCTGAACCGAATGTGTTAATACAAACGGAAACCCACTATAAACCCAGCGACAACCTTTATCCCCAACAATGGTATCTCAACCACAACGGTGGTAATGAATTGGTTGCCAGTTCCCATATCGCCGTAGAACAAGCTTGGGACATTACACGCGGTGTCCGTTCTGTCGTGGTGGCTGTGGTGGATGACTCCTTTGATTTAAATCACCCAGATTTTCAAGGTAGTGGTAAGATTGTTGCCCCTAGAGACTTGCGGGAAAATGACTTTTTACCTTTACCTAGTGAAAAAGAACGCAGTCATGGTACTGCTTGTGCTGGTATTGCCTTAGCAGAAGAAAACGGTGCAGGAATTGTTGGAGTTGCTCCTGGTTGTGCATTAATGCCCATTCGTACCACTGGCTTTTTAGATGACGAATCTATTGAGCAGATATTCAACTGGGCTATGGAAAAAGGAGCCAGTGTGATTTCTTGTAGTTGGGGGGCTTCTGCTGTGTATTTCCCCTTATCATTGCGTCAACGGGCTGCTATTACCAGGGCAGCTACCCGTGGACGTAATGGAAAAGGTTGCGTAGTGCTATTCGCGGCTGGTAACGCCAACCGTCCAGTTAGTGGCGCTATTTATGAACAAGATTGGCCGGGTAATGTTCTACAAGGTGTGACAGATTGGTTAAATGGTTTTGGCGTACATCCTGATGTGATGACGATCGCTGCATCTACTAGTATGAGTAAAAAGGCCGCCTATAGTAATTGGGGATTGAACATTTCCCTATGTGCGCCTAGTAACAATGCCTCACCGGGAATGTCTTTTCCAGAAAAGGGGTTTTTGTATACGCAACCAAGCATCAAAACTAACTTAAGTGGGTTAGGAATGCTCACAACCGATATAGTAGGAGCCGCAGGTTATGACCCTGGTAACTTCACTAGTAACTTTGGCGGTACTTCCAGCGCCACACCTGTAGTTGCGGGGGTAGCAGCCCTAGTTTTATCAGTTAATCCCGATTTGACAGCCCAACAAGTCAAACGAATTTTAGAAACAACAGCAGATAAAATCGTAGACCCTGACCCCGACCCCCAACTAGGGTTAAGTGAAGGCAAATATGATGAAAATGGTTATTCTCAGTGGTTTGGTTATGGTAAGGTCAATGCTGCTAGGGCAGTACAAGTAGCATTCCAACAACGAACCACGCTATCAGATGCTAGTAAACAAGTAAAACTTAGTAATTCTAATCGATTAGAGATTCCTGATAATAATATCCAAGGAATCAAAAGCACAATCGCCGTTGCCGATGGCAGCAGCGTTAAAGATATTCAAGTTGGCGTTAATTTAACTCACGATTTTTTAGGCGATATAGAAATTTATTTAATCGCTCCTAATAACCAGCAGGTGCTATTGCAAAATCGTACCTTAGGAAATCGGACTGATTTACAAATAACTTATGGAGTGCGATCGCATCCTATCCTGAAACAGTTACTCTCACAATCAGCCACAGGCAATTGGCAGTTATGGATAATTGACTACTCACCCCAAGACATCGGCAGACTCAACAGTTGGGAATTAACATTAGGGATTTAG
- a CDS encoding lysophospholipid acyltransferase family protein, translating to MIEFFSVSDTHQTQPTNRLVHPQVAVTTSRVSPWLSPVLYFVGNYFLLPSFFGRISITGQENIPKTGPVILAPTHRARWDSLLLPYATGRYVTGRDLKFMVTKTECRGLQGWFVRRMGGFPIDTQHPAVSTLRHAVELLQQGQMLVIYPEGNIFRDGKLHPLKSGISRLALSAESSHPGLGVKILPISINYSQPYPCWGTDVSIHIGSPINVQDYTKGKVKQNAKRLTEDLARDLQSLSNPELAFSHHDAAEVSTSPIVSVSDSTERSPNVRGGATSRKRELLTIDY from the coding sequence ATGATCGAATTTTTCTCTGTGTCTGATACTCACCAAACACAACCAACAAATAGGCTCGTCCATCCTCAGGTAGCTGTGACTACTTCGCGGGTTTCCCCTTGGTTGAGTCCTGTATTGTATTTTGTTGGTAATTATTTCTTACTACCATCATTTTTTGGGCGCATTTCCATTACTGGACAGGAAAATATTCCCAAGACAGGCCCTGTGATTTTGGCTCCAACTCATCGAGCCAGGTGGGATTCATTGCTCCTACCTTACGCAACCGGGCGTTACGTTACCGGTCGGGATTTAAAATTTATGGTGACTAAGACTGAATGTCGAGGTTTGCAAGGTTGGTTTGTACGGCGTATGGGTGGCTTTCCTATAGATACTCAACACCCTGCCGTTTCTACTCTACGCCACGCGGTAGAATTACTCCAACAAGGACAAATGTTAGTCATTTATCCAGAGGGCAATATTTTTCGGGATGGTAAATTGCATCCGCTCAAGTCAGGAATTTCCCGTCTAGCTTTAAGCGCGGAATCTAGTCACCCGGGATTGGGGGTGAAAATATTGCCCATTAGCATTAATTACAGTCAGCCTTATCCTTGTTGGGGTACAGATGTGAGTATTCACATTGGTTCGCCAATTAATGTCCAAGATTACACCAAGGGTAAAGTGAAGCAAAACGCTAAACGCCTTACAGAAGATTTAGCTAGGGATTTACAAAGCTTAAGTAATCCAGAACTAGCCTTCAGTCATCATGATGCCGCAGAAGTTAGCACTTCTCCCATAGTAAGCGTCAGCGACTCGACTGAGCGCTCGCCGAACGTCCGAGGGGGAGCAACGAGCAGGAAAAGAGAATTATTGACTATTGACTATTAA
- a CDS encoding WD40 repeat domain-containing protein, with amino-acid sequence MQNCATGMQMDWISLLKAQQADFLLRVKKPKTYDLSLLESQVKGCHSEIMAFWGEPFAKIQEVSRRQAEILAKNPPPIPPEYPEPPDWTIPFPIHFQQQAEDYFLREQIVDRLIVERLGKLLKKLPQDTVKNMVLDDEGNLRGESKFTYLLADNPKISVQVYVADGESFNGIKKDKIKWSVTQEDLKNHQVLIFLCLFYPSTGKLGYEKQAVVAGFLPTSHIAVTEPKLYFTPSHLLYAGGLSWYLESLTAKKEAKLDFLPVVIERTIPETIQTVPSEHPRKEIIGDWECWQTLRGHMRGINCLSFSSGCENGLPMLASGSRGETKLWDLNQGELIDTLSEYPWIVSGLVDEVNSLAFSADGQMLVSGGADSTIKIWHTGALDLIDILHKHNGIVRCAAFTPDGQMLATGGDDRRILFWDLMHRQVKAILSLDDTAAHSLVLSRDGQTLVTGSYRKIKVWQTSGSWFGKNLKDAQPLHTLMGHGHIVRSLAMSKDGQLLISGSWDQTIKIWHLATGRLIRTLKGHTDKVYAIALSPDEQIIASGSSDQTIKLWHLETGELLATFTGHTDIVTALTFTTSGEMLVSGSLDKTIKLWQRS; translated from the coding sequence ATGCAAAATTGTGCCACAGGAATGCAGATGGATTGGATTAGCTTACTCAAAGCTCAACAAGCTGACTTCCTTCTCCGTGTGAAAAAACCGAAGACTTACGATCTGTCGTTGTTGGAAAGTCAAGTGAAAGGTTGCCACAGCGAAATTATGGCATTTTGGGGGGAGCCATTTGCCAAAATTCAGGAAGTTTCTCGCCGACAAGCTGAAATCCTTGCTAAAAATCCGCCTCCCATCCCGCCTGAATATCCAGAACCGCCTGACTGGACGATTCCTTTCCCTATCCACTTCCAGCAGCAAGCAGAAGATTATTTCTTGCGAGAACAAATTGTTGATCGCCTCATCGTTGAACGTTTGGGTAAGTTACTGAAAAAGTTGCCCCAGGATACTGTGAAAAACATGGTACTTGATGATGAAGGCAATTTGCGCGGTGAAAGCAAATTTACTTATTTGTTAGCAGATAACCCAAAAATCAGCGTGCAAGTTTATGTAGCAGATGGAGAAAGTTTTAATGGTATTAAGAAAGATAAAATTAAGTGGTCAGTTACTCAAGAAGATTTGAAAAATCACCAAGTATTAATTTTTCTGTGTTTATTTTATCCATCCACAGGTAAACTTGGTTATGAAAAGCAAGCTGTAGTAGCTGGCTTTTTACCTACTAGTCACATCGCAGTAACTGAACCAAAGCTATATTTCACCCCCAGCCATTTGTTATATGCAGGTGGATTAAGTTGGTATTTAGAATCACTCACTGCAAAAAAAGAGGCGAAACTAGATTTTCTGCCGGTAGTAATTGAGAGGACGATACCAGAAACGATTCAAACTGTACCCTCAGAACATCCCCGCAAAGAAATTATTGGTGATTGGGAATGTTGGCAGACATTAAGAGGACACATGAGAGGAATTAATTGCTTGTCTTTTAGTTCTGGGTGTGAAAATGGTTTGCCGATGTTAGCTAGTGGGAGTCGGGGAGAGACAAAACTCTGGGACTTAAACCAAGGTGAATTAATCGATACTTTGTCGGAATATCCTTGGATTGTCTCTGGGTTAGTAGATGAAGTAAATTCTCTGGCTTTTAGTGCCGATGGGCAAATGTTGGTGAGTGGCGGTGCAGACTCCACTATTAAGATTTGGCACACAGGCGCACTGGATTTAATTGATATTCTGCACAAACACAATGGGATTGTGCGGTGTGCGGCTTTTACTCCCGATGGACAGATGCTAGCAACTGGTGGCGATGATAGAAGAATCTTGTTTTGGGATTTGATGCACCGTCAGGTCAAAGCTATTTTGTCTTTAGATGATACGGCTGCCCATTCTCTAGTTTTGAGCAGAGATGGACAAACTTTAGTTACAGGGAGCTATCGCAAAATCAAAGTTTGGCAAACTTCTGGTTCCTGGTTCGGCAAAAATCTCAAGGATGCACAACCGTTACATACCCTGATGGGTCATGGTCATATCGTGCGGTCTTTAGCAATGAGTAAAGATGGTCAACTACTGATTAGTGGCAGTTGGGATCAGACGATTAAAATTTGGCACTTGGCGACTGGGAGATTAATCCGCACCCTCAAAGGTCATACAGATAAAGTGTATGCGATCGCTTTAAGTCCTGATGAACAAATTATCGCTAGTGGTAGTTCTGATCAAACCATCAAGTTGTGGCATCTGGAAACAGGCGAGTTATTAGCTACGTTTACAGGTCACACTGATATCGTCACAGCGCTAACTTTCACTACATCCGGTGAGATGTTAGTCAGTGGCAGTTTGGATAAGACAATTAAACTTTGGCAAAGAAGTTAA
- a CDS encoding alpha/beta hydrolase family protein codes for MQTVQALLTAAKVDGAKSPYDTIHIKVLYPAKNTDSNLEKSWGMLPIDTAQAPLPVMIFFNGFNCDAQKYQWLGIELAQTGLVVVMFNWVGESLPGLVSFTPGFEIEKRKREFYGTAPTASALPAILTTLAQLQREGILAGTLDLEKIILGGHSEGGRVAMENANPNFFPQVVASFAYGSHTAGAVMLGYKPNTILPLPDTLPRLVIGGTHDGVIASSSSHFGLNTKDATTPVIRTFQEAIMGGHENSYLLILRGANHFSIVDIVDSTLALPFKDIPATQPQEHFRLLLATIIHLFIDAHVRHQPEAFQKLEQLLIVTNPLIQSFERK; via the coding sequence ATGCAGACTGTGCAAGCTTTATTGACCGCAGCTAAAGTTGATGGCGCTAAATCTCCTTACGATACTATCCACATCAAAGTTCTCTATCCTGCAAAAAATACAGATAGTAATTTAGAAAAAAGTTGGGGAATGTTACCGATTGATACGGCACAAGCCCCGCTCCCAGTGATGATTTTCTTTAATGGCTTTAACTGCGATGCCCAAAAATATCAATGGTTGGGTATAGAACTAGCCCAAACCGGACTAGTGGTAGTGATGTTTAACTGGGTTGGAGAAAGTCTTCCAGGACTGGTTAGCTTCACCCCTGGGTTTGAAATAGAAAAGCGAAAGCGGGAATTCTATGGTACTGCTCCCACCGCTTCAGCTTTGCCAGCAATACTAACCACACTAGCGCAGTTACAGCGTGAAGGTATTTTAGCTGGAACACTTGACCTAGAGAAAATTATCTTAGGTGGACACTCCGAAGGCGGTAGAGTGGCAATGGAGAATGCTAACCCCAACTTTTTCCCCCAAGTTGTAGCATCATTTGCCTACGGCTCACATACCGCCGGTGCAGTTATGTTGGGATATAAACCTAATACAATCTTGCCATTACCAGATACCCTGCCCCGACTGGTAATTGGTGGAACCCATGATGGAGTGATTGCCAGCAGTAGCTCTCACTTTGGTTTAAATACAAAAGATGCTACCACCCCAGTCATTCGTACCTTCCAAGAAGCAATTATGGGAGGACACGAGAACAGCTATTTACTAATTTTGCGAGGAGCAAATCATTTTTCCATCGTCGATATAGTTGACTCAACCTTAGCTCTACCCTTTAAAGACATTCCTGCCACTCAACCCCAAGAGCATTTTCGTTTATTGCTAGCCACAATCATCCATTTATTTATTGATGCTCATGTGCGCCACCAACCAGAAGCCTTCCAAAAGCTTGAGCAATTACTAATTGTCACTAATCCTTTGATACAATCCTTTGAGCGTAAGTGA
- the tadA gene encoding tRNA adenosine(34) deaminase TadA, whose translation MSHALELAKVAGEAGEIPVGAVITDASGHLIAEGENRKERDQDPTAHAEIVALRAATKILQTWRLHECTLYVTLEPCPMCAGAIIHSRLGKLVYGVDDTKTGAIRTVLNIPDSAASNHRLQVIGGILESACRQHLQNWFVNRRLQNK comes from the coding sequence ATGAGTCATGCCCTAGAACTAGCAAAGGTGGCAGGAGAGGCGGGTGAGATTCCCGTTGGCGCGGTAATTACTGATGCTAGTGGTCATTTGATAGCGGAAGGAGAAAATCGCAAGGAGCGAGACCAAGACCCAACAGCTCATGCGGAGATTGTGGCATTGAGGGCGGCTACTAAAATTTTACAAACTTGGCGACTCCATGAATGCACTTTGTACGTTACCCTAGAGCCTTGCCCAATGTGTGCTGGCGCTATCATACACTCGCGGTTAGGAAAGCTTGTCTATGGGGTGGACGATACCAAAACTGGCGCGATTCGGACTGTTTTAAATATTCCTGACAGTGCGGCTTCTAATCACCGCTTACAAGTTATCGGAGGTATTCTAGAATCAGCCTGTCGCCAGCATTTGCAAAACTGGTTTGTGAATCGACGGTTGCAAAACAAGTAA